Proteins from a single region of Anser cygnoides isolate HZ-2024a breed goose chromosome 18, Taihu_goose_T2T_genome, whole genome shotgun sequence:
- the HSPB1 gene encoding heat shock protein beta-1: MAERRVPFTFLRSPSWEPFRDWYHGSRLFDQSFGMPHIPEDWYKWPSGSAWPGYFRLLPRESALVPAPGSPYSQALSRQLSSGISEIRQSADSWKVTLDVNHFAPEELVVKTKDNIVEITGKHEEKQDEHGFISRCFTRKYTLPPGVEATAVRSSLSPDGMLTVEAPLPKPAIQSAEITIPVTVESQGKKDEPAKK, encoded by the exons ATGGCTGAGCGCCGCGTGCCCTTCACTTTCCTCCgcagccccagctgggagcCCTTCCGCGACTGGTACCATGGCAGCCGCCTCTTCGACCAGTCCTTCGGGATGCCCCACATCCCCGAGGACTGGTACAAGTGGCCGAGCGGCAGCGCCTGGCCCGGGTATTTCCGTCTGCTGCCCAGGGAGAGCGCGCTGGTGCCGGCGCCGGGCTCGCCCTACAGCCAGGCGCTGAGCCGCCAGCTCAGCAGCGGCATCTCCGAGATCCGCCAAAGCGCCGACAGCTGGAAGGTCACCCTGGACGTCAACCACTTCGCGCCCGAGGAGCTGGTGGTCAAGACCAAGGACAACATCGTGGAGATCACCG GCAAGCACGAGGAGAAACAGGATGAGCACGGCTTCATCTCCCGGTGCTTCACCCGAAAATACAC CCTCCCCCCCGGCGTGGAGGCCACGGCCGTGCGGTCCTCGCTGTCCCCCGACGGGATGCTGACGGTGGAGGCGCCCCTGCCCAAGCCGGCCATCCAGTCCGCCGAGATCACCATCCCCGTCACCGTCGAGAGCCAGGGCAAGAAAGACGAGCCGGCCAAGAAGTAG